The Streptococcus equi subsp. equi nucleotide sequence TCGTCGTGCTAAGCTTTACTACCTACGTGCCTTGCAAGGTAAGGCAGCGCGTATCAAGGAAATTCGTCGCTAAAAAGAGCATACGAGAGGTTTTTCACTGTCTTATGAAAGGACTGCTGGAGCAGCAGGGTCTTTGGGACAAGCTTTTTTTCGCAGGTATGTGAACCTACGCTCAATTCAAGACATATCAAAGGCTCATTCTATGATAGAGTGGGCTTTTTGATTGTGATCATGCTTTAGTGCCTAAATAAATGACAGCAGCCTGACTAATGAAAGGCTTACTTGACTTTGGAAATGCTCAAGGCTTGCGCTACCAGATAGAAGCTGACATCATGCCATAGCAGTCAAGGGGAAGAAGGACTAGATTTTTTGGCGAGGTGTTGATCTGTGACCCTGATGTTGTTGGGAATATGAGAGTAATTTAAAATTTCGTCTTGCATTCTACCTTTTTCTAGGTTACAATAGACAAGTAACCTGATTAGTGAAGCTAAAAGACGTAGCGATGGGTTCTAAAAAAGAATGATTCTGGCGTTTTTGGCTAACCTAAGCTGATAGCTTTGCTAGGCAGTGTCTTAGTCATCTGGTCAGTCCTGCTAGTTTAACGGATAAAACAAGCGCCTCCTAAGCGCTAGCTGTGGGTTCGATTCCCGCGCGGGACATTAAAAACAAAGTAAAAAGAGTCTGAGAAGGTTTGAGCTGCCCCTAATTGTTAGATTTTTTTCTAACTCTTGAAGTGTGGGTCAAAGACTATTTGTCTCAGGACTCTTTTTAATTGGTTTTTACTAAGCTGCTTCATCTAGTTCTTCAGTTGCTAAGTTGTTTCCTTCTTCTGTATGTTGGTTTTCATCAAGTAGCATTCCTGTGCGGTAATCTAATGCTGCCAAAGGTGATACATTATCCAGAACAACTGAGGTTATACCATAATGATCAACGGATTCTTTGTTGCCTCCCAATTTGATTTGGAGGAGCTCTCCGTTTTGATCAATTCCAACGTACTGTAACACTACTTGACGAGGAACTAATTCATCATTCTGATAAATAGGAGTTACCTTATAATCTAGCCAAAAGTTAGGGTGTATGGCTAACCAATTGTCTAGTCTATTTTCATAATAAAGCATTCCTAAAGGATTTTTATCACTAAAACCTGTATTAAGGTATTTTGTCATAGTAACTAAATTTTTGGGTTCATCATTTAGGCCGCTAAACTGATAACCGACTAGATGTCCGCGATCCATTAACCAAGTCTTTTTCCCTCTAGAATTAATGACTTGATAGTTATGCCAGCCGGGAGGATTAAATCTAAGCGCTTTTCTTTTGAGAGTTGGTTCATCTTGATCTTTGAGTTGTATGTGTGCATAGGTGGCTCTTTGTAAATGATCAAGATCTCCCAGAGCTATTTGGTATTTTCCAGTAAACGGTAAAATTCCTGGTATTTCGGTAGCTTTTGTTCCCAATGATATTTCCGTTGTATCTGGGAAGGTTCTAAGTTTTCTTGCAGATTGAACAGAGTTAGCTGTGAAAATAGTCAGAATAGTTAACAAAACAATTGTTAGACTTTTCCAGTTACGGCGACGTGATTTAGACATATCAATGCCCTCCTTTTTTTGTTTACGAGTTAAGTATATCACTTTTAATTAAAAAAACTTAAAATTAATAAAATTATTTTAATTATAATATTCATCTAAATTATCTTTATTTTTAATTCAAAAATATAAGCAATTGATTCACATAAACAAATTGAGACGAACAGTAGATTGTAGCTATATCACAGGTGAGATAGTAATGATCGTGCGAAACAATAAACTGATTTTTCCATGCGGGATATTTGTTATCAGTGAGTTGAATGGAACTAGCAGCTATTGTTTTATTGTTAGTCATCTAGTGTTTTTAAGGTGCTTATTTTCTGTTACAACAGTGATGACAACAGGTTAAGCTAAGTTCGATGGAGCTTGGTTTTTTATTGTTACAAGAAAGCTCATAGATGGTGATTGCATTCTTTTATCATATGACAATGTTTCTATTTTTGACAAATATTATTGTCAAAAAGTAAATGATCTGTTACACTGGAGTTGGACTCATGAAAGAAAAAAGTAATCAGTAGGATAACAATAACAAAGCTATTTTAAGCTTATACCATTGTGTCAATGGATTGTTGCCGGAAATGACTGGTGCTTTCTGTTCAATCAGGAGACAGCATTTATTAGGAGTGAAGCATGGCTTATAGGTTGAGAAATCGGCTCAAGGAGCTACGAGCTAGAGATGGCATTAATCAGACGCAGATGGCAGCATTAGCAGGTGTTTCCAGGCAGACCATTAGCCTCATTGAGCGAAATGAATACACACCATCTATTATTATTGCAATGAAAATTGCTAAAGTATTTAATGAACCAATTGAACAAGTATTTAGCTTAGTGGAGGGCGAGAGATGAAAGCTTTTATGACGGAAAAGGACAGTACGTTGGTGAGAATACTTAAGTCATTACTGCTTGGATCAGGGATTGGCTTAGTGTTAGGTGGCCTTGTTGGTTTTGGTTTAGCTAGGTTTAACATATTAGAAAATGGCTTTCCGATATCAGAAGAAGACACCATAACTGGAATAAAGTGGGGAATGAGACCCCTTGTTATCGTGCTTATGCTGCTGAGCATTTATGATATTTATCAAGTTGTCAAAGAATATGCTAGATATGTCAAGCTAAGCGATGATGAAACAGAGGAGCTGTACCGTTACATTAATCTTAAGCATGCCTATGCTTTAGGATTTAGCGCTATGGCTATGGTCTTGAATATAGTCGTTTTTTCTTTGGGATATAGGGTGCCTATTGCTAATAATGCTAGCTATCTTGGTTTGACTTTTCCTATTTACGAGGCTCTGATGCTTGTGGTTATTAGTGTTCTCCATGCTTATATTTTGAAGGTTTATACTCGGATTCGCGGGGTCAAGATGACGCTTGCTCCTACCTTAAAGGAATTAAAGCAGAATATCTTACAACAGGACGAGGCAGAATTGCAGGCTAATTATCAAATGTCTTTTGAGGTTGTCATGGGCCTTAGTGGCTTTATATTACCAGGCATTTACGTAATATTATTGCTTTTATCTATGATTTTTCAAAGGGTTGAGCTGACCGGACTAATCATTACTGCTAGTATTCACCTCTATATTCTGGTGAAATCCTTTAAATCAGCACATGATTTTTATAGGTAAGGCGTAAGGTTTTACCTACTCAAGAATTGTTATACAGCAAAAAAGCTTTGATAAGCCATTACTGGCGATCAAAGCTTTTTGTGTTTGTTGAAAAAGAGGCTTTTTTGAAAGAGCTGTTGGCTGAGATAGCTTGTCAAACCTACAATTGCAAGCGGCACAAGGCTAATGAGAGGTTGTCCGGTAATTTCAATGAGAAAAAGAGGAGCAGTAAGAGGTATCTGATTAATGATTCCCAAAAAGAGGGTCGCTCCAATGACAATGGCCAAGGGAAGTGGTACAGAGAGATAACCTAGCTGATTGCTAAGGCTTGCCAGTAGCAAGCCACTAGCTCCTCCAAGCATCATAGAAGGAGCAATTTTGCCTCCTTTAGCTCCAGAGGCAAATACTGCATAGACAGCAGCTGCTTTACTTAGTAAGAGCGAGGCGGTATAAGATAGGCTGACATCATGGTGTAGCAGCAGGAGGAGACCGGCCTTGCCATTGCCTAAAATCTCTGGGAAATAAAGGCTTAAACAAGCACTAAAGCCAAAAGCCCCTAAGACACGAGGGATAAACCATCGGCTCTTAGGCTTTGCCTTTGGTGCGTTTTGGAGCAGCTGCTGGTAGCAAAAGGCCAGAAATGCTAAGATGGGACTGGCAATGATAGCCCAAAGGACTGTTGTCAGTTGCCAGGCTTGTGGGAGAATGAGATACTGTATGTCCTGATGTCCGCTTAGAACAAGCACACTTTGAACAGCAGTAAAGGCAGTTATAGCTGCCGCGTAAATGTGTTTAACTGAGCATTTTTTGACAATAGCCTCCATGATAAAGACAATCGTAGCTAATGGTGCCTGGTAAACAGCTCCAAGGGCAGCTCCTGAAGCACAGGCTAAAAGCAATCCTTGCTCTGCTGCTGATGCGTTTATAGCTTTATTGCAAGCGGCAGTCAGTGCCACAGCAACCTCACGTGAAGCACCTTCACGACCGACAGGTGCTCCCATGGAGACGGTTATTAATTGCAGCCAGCCATGACAAAATTGTGTCCAAGGGCTGAAATCCTTTTGCTGACTGAGTGTTTGTTGGATAGGCTGAATAGGCTTGGCTTTTTTAGCAAGTAGCTGCCAGCCGAGACCAGCAATAGCTCCAGCCAACAATAGAGATAAAAAACGCCTTTCTGGAGCTACCGTTGCAATCATGGTGCTAAAAGACCCAGATTGGTATCCAAAGCTAATAGCCTGTATGAAATGAATGGCTTGAGTGAGCACGTAAGCCACCACACCAGCAATCACACCAGCTACCACCAGTTGGCCCGTCCATGTTAAGAAAGTAATCAATCGAGTAATCATATCTTTTATTATAGCAGATAAAAAGAGCCTGAGACTACTCAGGCTCCAAAATATAGATAAATCCAATCTTCATGAGAAGCTGGACTTATAGCCCATAATTGTAATCGTCATCAGTCATAGCTTCAACAGTACCAAGAAGGTAGCCATTACCAACTTGAGAGAAGAAATCGTGGTTTGACGTGCCGGTTGAAATACCATTCATAACGATTGGGTTGACATCATTGGCAGTGTCTGGAAAAAGAGGGTCCTGACCAAGGTTCATCAAAGCCTTGTTAGCGTTGTAGCGTAGGAAGGTCATCACTTCCTCGGTCCAGCCAACCTCATCATAGAGGGTCTTGGTGTATTGCTCTTCATTTTCATATAGCTGATACAGCAGGTCATACATCCAGTCACGAAGGCTTTCTTGCTCACTCTCTGATAGCTCATTAAAGCCCAGCTGAAACTTGTAGCCGATATAAGTGCCATGAACGGACTCATCACGAATGATGAGCTTAATAATTTCAGCGACATTAGCCAGCTTATTGTTGCCCAGATAATAGAGTGGTGTAAAAAAGCCAGAATAAAATAGAAAGGTTTCGAGATAAGTCGAGGCTACCTTTTTTTGAAGGGCACTGCCATTTTCATAAATGTCGTTGATTATCTTAGCCTTATTTTGAAGAAATACGTTGTTGTTGGTCCACTCAAAAATGTCTTCAATTTCTTTTTTGGTGTTTAGGGTCGAAAAGATTGATGAGTAGGATTTAGCATGGACAGACTCCATAAATTGGATATTGTTAAGAACTGCCTCTTCATGCGGGGTGCGCACGTCCTTGCGAATGGCTTCGACTCCTGACTCAGACTGCATCGTATCAAGAAGGGTTAGCCCGCCAAAGACCTTACCTACTAAATCCTTTTCAACAGCAGATAATCTGCGCCAGTCATCAAGGTCATTTGATAGTGGAATACGTGTATCAAGCCAGAATTGCTCCGTCAGCTTTTCCCAGGTTGACTTGTCAATGACATCTTCGATTTCATTCCAGTTGATTGCTTCATAGTATGTGGTCATGAGTTTCTCCGGTAGATTGTAATATAGGGTTAGGTATGCTAGGAGGAGAGCCTTGAGTGCTGGTCTATCATTAGGACAGGTGCACTGACACATCAGCTAGGCTCTGACATTAAGGACTGGTCCACCTCACTGCCATTCACTTGGTTAGATGACACAGCTTTCACACTGATTGGCTCCGACCTCCTCGCCATCATCGGTAAAGGTGCGGATATAATAGATTGATTTTATCCCTTTATTAAAGGCGTAATGTCTCAAAATAGATAGGTCACGAGTGGTTTGCTTGCTTTCTGTTTTCCATTCGTAGAGCTCCTTTGGCAATTCGCTGCGCAAAAAGAGTGTTAACGACAGTCCCTGATCAACATGCTTTGTAGCAGCTGCATAGACATCAATCACCTTTCTCATGTCCATATCATAGGCAGATGTGTAGTAAGGAATGGTGTCTGTAGATAGGCCGTTGGCTGGGTAATAAATCTTGCCGATTTTCTTTTCCTGACGTTCTTCGATCCGCTGAGTAATCGGGTGAATAGAAGCAGAGCAGTCGTTGATATAGGAAATTGATCCATTAGGAGCAACTGCCAGACGGTTTTGGTGATAAAGGCCATCTGTCATAATCGCTTGACGCAGCGCCTTCCAGTCTGCTGCTTGCGGAATAAAGTGATCCTTGAAAAGGCTTTTAACCAGCTCTGATTTTGGCACACATTCTCCTGTGATGTACTGGTCAAAATAAGCACCGCTAGCATATGTTGATTTTTCAAAGCCAACAAAGGTTGTCTGACGCTCGCGAGCGATCTGATTGGATTCGACAAGCGTCCAGTAATTCATCAGCATAAAGTAAATATCAGTAAATTCGATAGATTCTGGGCTGCCATATTCGATATGGTGCTGAGCCAAATAGGAATGAAGCCCCATAGCCCCAAGGCCAAAGGTATGTGCTTGACTGTTACCATTTTTAACAGTTGGGACTGCTTCGATATTAGAGGAGTCAGTGACAAAGGTCAGGGCACGTGTCATGGCTCTGATGGAACGACCAAAGTCAGGTGACGTCATCATGTTTAAGATATTAGTTGATCCCAGATTGCAGGAAATATCAGTTCCCATTTTGACAAACTCCTGCGCATCATTAATGAGACTAGGCGTTTGAACCTGTAGAATTTCTGAGCATAGGTTGCTCATGATGATTTTACCGTCAATAGGGTTTGACCTGTTGGCAGTGTCGATGTTGATAACATAGGGATAGCCAGATTCCTGCTGGAGCTTGGAAATCTCTGTCTCCAAATCACGTGCTTTGATTTTTGTTTTGGTGATATTAGGATTGGCAACCAATTCGTCATACATGCTAGTAATATCAATGTAGTTAAATGGCAGGCCGTATTCTCTTTCAACACTATAAGGGCTAAAGAGATACATGTCAGCATTGTGACGAGCAAGCTCATAAAACTTATCTGGTACAGTAATACCAAGTGACAATGTCTTGACCCGCACCTTTTCATCTGCATTTTCTTTTTGGTAGACAAAAAAGCGATAATATCAGGGTGAAAGACGCTTAAATACACCACACCAGCCCCTTGACGCTGCCCTAGCTGGTTGGAATAAGAAAAGCTGTCCTCAAATAGCTTCATTACAGGCACAACACCAGAAGCAGCTCCGGCATAGCCCTTGATTGGAGCGCCAGCCTCACGAAGGTTGGATAGGCTAATGCCAACACCACCCCCAATACGGGATAATTGCAAGGCAGAATTAATAGAGCGGCCAATGGCATTCATATCATCTGTCACCTGAAGGAGAAAGCAAGAAACCAGCTCACCACGACGGCTCCGTCCAGCATTTAAAAAAGAAGGAGTAGCAGGTTGGTAACGCTGATTAATCATCTCAATGGCTAAGTCCTTAGCTAATGTTTCATCACCATCAGCAAAATAAAGGGCATTGAACATGACCCGATCCTCTATGCTCTCTAAGTAGAAATTGCCATCATTGGTTTTTAGGGCATACTGCTGATAAAATTTATAGGCCGCCATAAATGATTTAAAGCGAAAGCCCTCTGCTTGAATGCTCTTGGCTAGATGGCTGATAAATTCAGGAGAATAGTTTTGGATAAAGGCTGATTCAATATAGTCATTGTCTACAAGATAGGCAATCTTTTCGTTGATAGAAGAAAATGACATGGTGTTAGGAATAACATTTTCGGTAAAAAAAGCCTCCAAAGCTTCCTTGTCTTTATGAAGTGGAATGCTGCCATCAACAGGACGGTTAATTTCATTGTTGAGGCGAAAGTAAGAAATATCGCCAAGATCTTTGAGACTCATATCAATTGTTCCTTGTCTAGTTAAATAATATCTTTTAATTTTGCTGGCTGAAACCCTGAGAATACTATCTGCTCTGTCTCAATAACAGGAGCAGCAGTAAAGCCAAGGCTCTTAACATAGTCCACTTTTTCTGGATGCTCATCAATATTAATCTCTTGGAAAGCAGCTCCATGCTGTTCTAAAAATTTCTTAGTCATTTTGCACTGCATGCAATTGTGCTTTGAGTATACTGTAATCATTGCTCGTCCTTCCAACTATTAGTCTTTCACTCAATTTTAGGAAAAATCAAATGACTCTAATAGGATATAAAAAATGTTCCTAAAAAGCAAACGATTTATTTCAGAATAGCACAAGATATTGTGGTTGTGTGTGAGAATATTTCTAAATATTGTGTTATCCTCTCTTATCACTGATAATTGCTACAAGAGGCTTGTAGTTCTTAAATGCATACTAATCAGGTTGGAAGGCTTATTTGACATTATGAAAATCATCATGTAAGAAATATTGACAACAAATGAAAATACAAGAAAACTGTTTCATGATTTTTCTTGTTAGAACATTTAACCTTGAAAATAAAAAAGCATTGTGCTATAATCACTTATTGTAAGGGTTAT carries:
- the endA_1 gene encoding DNA/RNA non-specific endonuclease, yielding MSKSRRRNWKSLTIVLLTILTIFTANSVQSARKLRTFPDTTEISLGTKATEIPGILPFTGKYQIALGDLDHLQRATYAHIQLKDQDEPTLKRKALRFNPPGWHNYQVINSRGKKTWLMDRGHLVGYQFSGLNDEPKNLVTMTKYLNTGFSDKNPLGMLYYENRLDNWLAIHPNFWLDYKVTPIYQNDELVPRQVVLQYVGIDQNGELLQIKLGGNKESVDHYGITSVVLDNVSPLAALDYRTGMLLDENQHTEEGNNLATEELDEAA
- the puuR gene encoding DNA-binding protein, which gives rise to MAYRLRNRLKELRARDGINQTQMAALAGVSRQTISLIERNEYTPSIIIAMKIAKVFNEPIEQVFSLVEGER
- a CDS encoding membrane protein, whose protein sequence is MKAFMTEKDSTLVRILKSLLLGSGIGLVLGGLVGFGLARFNILENGFPISEEDTITGIKWGMRPLVIVLMLLSIYDIYQVVKEYARYVKLSDDETEELYRYINLKHAYALGFSAMAMVLNIVVFSLGYRVPIANNASYLGLTFPIYEALMLVVISVLHAYILKVYTRIRGVKMTLAPTLKELKQNILQQDEAELQANYQMSFEVVMGLSGFILPGIYVILLLLSMIFQRVELTGLIITASIHLYILVKSFKSAHDFYR
- the clcB gene encoding voltage gated chloride channel; translation: MITRLITFLTWTGQLVVAGVIAGVVAYVLTQAIHFIQAISFGYQSGSFSTMIATVAPERRFLSLLLAGAIAGLGWQLLAKKAKPIQPIQQTLSQQKDFSPWTQFCHGWLQLITVSMGAPVGREGASREVAVALTAACNKAINASAAEQGLLLACASGAALGAVYQAPLATIVFIMEAIVKKCSVKHIYAAAITAFTAVQSVLVLSGHQDIQYLILPQAWQLTTVLWAIIASPILAFLAFCYQQLLQNAPKAKPKSRWFIPRVLGAFGFSACLSLYFPEILGNGKAGLLLLLHHDVSLSYTASLLLSKAAAVYAVFASGAKGGKIAPSMMLGGASGLLLASLSNQLGYLSVPLPLAIVIGATLFLGIINQIPLTAPLFLIEITGQPLISLVPLAIVGLTSYLSQQLFQKSLFFNKHKKL
- the nrdF2 gene encoding ribonucleoside-diphosphate reductase subunit beta, producing the protein MTTYYEAINWNEIEDVIDKSTWEKLTEQFWLDTRIPLSNDLDDWRRLSAVEKDLVGKVFGGLTLLDTMQSESGVEAIRKDVRTPHEEAVLNNIQFMESVHAKSYSSIFSTLNTKKEIEDIFEWTNNNVFLQNKAKIINDIYENGSALQKKVASTYLETFLFYSGFFTPLYYLGNNKLANVAEIIKLIIRDESVHGTYIGYKFQLGFNELSESEQESLRDWMYDLLYQLYENEEQYTKTLYDEVGWTEEVMTFLRYNANKALMNLGQDPLFPDTANDVNPIVMNGISTGTSNHDFFSQVGNGYLLGTVEAMTDDDYNYGL
- the nrdE.2_1 gene encoding ribonucleotide-diphosphate reductase subunit alpha; protein product: MSNLCSEILQVQTPSLINDAQEFVKMGTDISCNLGSTNILNMMTSPDFGRSIRAMTRALTFVTDSSNIEAVPTVKNGNSQAHTFGLGAMGLHSYLAQHHIEYGSPESIEFTDIYFMLMNYWTLVESNQIARERQTTFVGFEKSTYASGAYFDQYITGECVPKSELVKSLFKDHFIPQAADWKALRQAIMTDGLYHQNRLAVAPNGSISYINDCSASIHPITQRIEERQEKKIGKIYYPANGLSTDTIPYYTSAYDMDMRKVIDVYAAATKHVDQGLSLTLFLRSELPKELYEWKTESKQTTRDLSILRHYAFNKGIKSIYYIRTFTDDGEEVGANQCESCVI
- the nrdE.2_2 gene encoding ribonucleotide-diphosphate reductase subunit alpha; translated protein: MSLKDLGDISYFRLNNEINRPVDGSIPLHKDKEALEAFFTENVIPNTMSFSSINEKIAYLVDNDYIESAFIQNYSPEFISHLAKSIQAEGFRFKSFMAAYKFYQQYALKTNDGNFYLESIEDRVMFNALYFADGDETLAKDLAIEMINQRYQPATPSFLNAGRSRRGELVSCFLLQVTDDMNAIGRSINSALQLSRIGGGVGISLSNLREAGAPIKGYAGAASGVVPVMKLFEDSFSYSNQLGQRQGAGVVYLSVFHPDIIAFLSTKKKMQMKRCGSRHCHLVLLYQISFMSLLVTMLTCISLALIVLKENTACHLTTLILLACMTNWLPILISPKQKSKHVIWRQRFPSSSRNLAIPMLSTSTLPTGQTLLTVKSS
- the nrdH gene encoding glutaredoxin-like protein, which encodes MITVYSKHNCMQCKMTKKFLEQHGAAFQEINIDEHPEKVDYVKSLGFTAAPVIETEQIVFSGFQPAKLKDII